One Aegilops tauschii subsp. strangulata cultivar AL8/78 chromosome 2, Aet v6.0, whole genome shotgun sequence genomic window, AAAGGACGCAAGAGTTAATTAGAACACACACTCAATGCCACAGCCTTCGAAGACGTAAGTTCTGCTCTTGTGCTTGACCATGCGCAGCACGGTTTCACTTGTTTGTCCCTTGACAATCTCCAGGCCGGTGATGATAGAAACCGTGTCAGTCGGCTCATCGTTCCTGTCCGGGGGTCCATTGTAAACGCCAAAGAGCCTGACGACGCAAAACCTGTTGCCCCCCAGGTAAACCATGGTGCTGTTAACCAGCATCCAGTTCCTGGGAGTGTTGAAGGCTCGCCACTCGTGCAGCACCTTGGGATGACTGTCAAGCTCAGAGAGTTCAAGAGCACAGATGTTGTTTGGGTTGTTGCTGTTGAAGCCGAACCAGAGGTTGCAGAGCTCAGGGACGTGCCAGGCACGGCCGATGAAGGGCAGCGCCCAGCGGCAGGCCTTGGTCCACTCGTAGCTGGACGTGTCGAAGCAGTAGGTGCCGAAGCCTCCATTGTCGCGGCGCGAGGAGAAGCAGATGGTTTTGCCGTCCTCGAGCAGCGTGTGGGAATGGATGGTGTGATCCAGACCTGGATTATCAAGGTAGGGCGGCGACGGAAGCTTGAGCCAGTGCCAAGCTTTAGCTCCATCAATCCTCCCGGGGTTGCAGTGGACGAGCGCCTCGAAGTCGCCCGAGTTGAACATGTTGATGCCGTAGAGCACGTCGGAGCGACCGGAGTCCCGGGCGGCTGCGTTGGCGTCGGCGCCGGTGACGCACAGGGAGAT contains:
- the LOC109760472 gene encoding uncharacterized protein — its product is MRRRFINPVMKDYAVDGSYWLSRMRPQENLFYASTVEAMAAQAQARKDKLNAMLPFGSTLELPPPAARFKSSCTDCLTLDFMPFYGRDSPSEGRIVALDSTGHTVLYDADGDPCSVEALPRVNSSNWRTPISLCVTGADANAAARDSGRSDVLYGINMFNSGDFEALVHCNPGRIDGAKAWHWLKLPSPPYLDNPGLDHTIHSHTLLEDGKTICFSSRRDNGGFGTYCFDTSSYEWTKACRWALPFIGRAWHVPELCNLWFGFNSNNPNNICALELSELDSHPKVLHEWRAFNTPRNWMLVNSTMVYLGGNRFCVVRLFGVYNGPPDRNDEPTDTVSIITGLEIVKGQTSETVLRMVKHKSRTYVFEGCGIECVF